The nucleotide window GCCGTCTCATTCTCGCGTACATACTGACAAAGCCCCGCGTCCCGTCGCAGATAGGCATCCACGGACGATTCGACTGCTTGCTGGGCCAAAGCCGCCATCGCCAGGATTTTGTCCTTCAGTTCGGCGAGCTGTAATTGAAAGTGAATGCGCGGCACGGTCGTTCTCCCTATAAATGATTGTGCATTATTGCATGTTGCCGGTACATAAATATCAAGAAGTAAGTAGACAAGAATGCATCAAATCCGTTATAGCCTGGCATTATTTTTCTGAATTAGTCACCGTTTTCGCGCCTGGAGGTTACTAAGCACTACACTTTGTGCCCGCTCCGGCCGTTTTCGACCTGTCCAGGCCTGGGCGGGCGTTTAATCTGGAAACATGTACGCGCCCCAGTCTGTCAGCTCACAGAAGATGCACAGTATCGACCCCTCCGATCACACGGTTGGCGAGATCTACAAATTGATGGTTGGCCTGATCGTGCCGCGTCCCGTCGCCCTGGTCTCCACTATTGATCGTGACGGAGTTCACAACGTTGCACCTTTCAGCTTTTTCAATGGGGTCGGCTCCAATCCCCCGACGGTGATTTTTTGCCCCACGCTTCGCTCCAGCGGCGATCAGCGAAAAGACACGCTGCGCAACGTCGAGCAGACGGGCGAATTTGTCATCAACATCGTCTCATCGGCGATTGCTGAGGCCACCAACGCTGCCGCCGCTGATGTTGGTCCCGAAGTAGACGAGTTTCAGCTAGCCGGCCTGACGCCTATCGCAAGCGAAGTAATCCGCGCGCCCCGCGTAGCCGAGGCACCGGCGCAACTGGAGTGCAAGCTGCTTCAGATTATCTTTGCTGGAGAAGGTCCGGGAGCTGGCGTGATCGTTCTCGGCCAGATTGTTCGCTTTCACGTTCGAGCCGACCTGGAAAGCAATTTTCGCATCGATCCGGAAAAGCTTGACGCCGTGGGCCGCATGGCTGGTAACACCTGGGTGAGCACGCATGACCGCTTCGAGCTGATTCGGCCTAAATAATTCGGGCCCAGTCATTGGGACCAAATCATCCCCGCAACGCACTAGCCGGGCGCTAACTCGACACCGCGACTCTCGCGTCCGCAAGCGGTCACAATCGCCAGCACAATCGCTACGATGACCACAGTCCCCGCCAGCACCGGCGAAAAGTTATGCATCTGTTCCGAGAGCTTCGTCTGAATTACGAGGTTGCGCGAAGTAAGCAGGTTGCCTAACTGGTACGCCAATCCGGGAAAGATCGCTCGCACCGGTCCAGGTGAAAGCTCCGTCAGATATGCCGGTACTACGCCCCACGCTCCCTGCACCATGAACTGCATCAGGAATGCCCCAAGTCCCAGTGACAGCGGCGTTTGACCATAGGCAAACAGGGGCACAATCGGGATAGCCAGCAGAGCGGCTGTAATAATTGCCCGCTTGCGCCCCC belongs to Acidicapsa ligni and includes:
- a CDS encoding flavin reductase family protein, translating into MYAPQSVSSQKMHSIDPSDHTVGEIYKLMVGLIVPRPVALVSTIDRDGVHNVAPFSFFNGVGSNPPTVIFCPTLRSSGDQRKDTLRNVEQTGEFVINIVSSAIAEATNAAAADVGPEVDEFQLAGLTPIASEVIRAPRVAEAPAQLECKLLQIIFAGEGPGAGVIVLGQIVRFHVRADLESNFRIDPEKLDAVGRMAGNTWVSTHDRFELIRPK